A single genomic interval of Camelina sativa cultivar DH55 chromosome 11, Cs, whole genome shotgun sequence harbors:
- the LOC104727159 gene encoding acyl-coenzyme A oxidase 2, peroxisomal, translated as MESRRGMMNPRAAEEESSSDLVAMRRIQRLSSHISPDVTAPPSLPLVQAERCSSRSSKKLEVNGEALSLYMRGKHMDIQEKVFDFFNSRPDLQTPIEISKDDHRELCMNQLLGLVRETGIRPLRYVADDPEKYFAIMEAVGSVDMSFGIKMGVQYSLWGGSVLNLGTKKHRDKYFDGIDNLDYTGCFAMTELHHGSNVQGLQTTATFDPLKDEFVIDTPNDGAIKWWIGNAAVHGKFATVFARLILPTHDSKGVSDMGVHAFIVPIRDMKTHKTLPGVEIQDCGHKVGLNGVDNGALRFRSVRIPRDNLLNRFGDVSRDGKYTSSLPTINKRFGATLGELVGGRVGLAYASVGVLKISATIAIRYSLLRQQFGPPKQPEVSILDYQSQQHKLMPMLASTYAYHFATVYLVEKYSEMKKTHDEQLVADVHALSAGLKSYVTSYTAKSLSVCREACGGHGYAAVNRFGSLRNDHDIFQTFEGDNTVLLQQVAADLLKRYKEKFQGGALTATWSYLRESMNTYLSQPNPVTARWEGEDHLRDPKFQLDAFRYRTSRLLQNVAARLQKHSKTLGGFGAWNRCLNHLLTLAESHIESVILAKFIEAVKNCPDPSARAALKLACDLYALDRIWKDIGTYRNVDYVAPNKAKAIHKLTEYLSFQVRNVAKELVDAFELPDHVTRAPIAMQSDAYSQYTQVVGF; from the exons atggaaTCGCGGCGAGGGATGATGAATCCGAGGGCGGCGGAGGAGGAATCTTCTTCCGACCTAGTTGCGATGAGGAGAATCCAAAGATTGTCTTCGCACATTTCTCCCGACGTGACTGCGCCGCCGTCGCTACCGTTGGTGCAGGCGGAGAGGTGTTCGTCGAGGTCGTCGAAGAAGTTGGAAGTCAACGGGGAAGCTTTGTCTCTGTACATGAGGGGGAAACATATGGATATACAGGAGAAAGTTTTCGACTTTTTCAATTCCCGCCCCGATTTGCAGACGCCGATCGAGATCTCGAAAGACGATCATCGGGAGCTGTGTATGAATCAGCTGCTAGGACTTGTTAGGGAAACTGGGATTAGGCCGCTTAGGTATGTCGCTGATGATCCGGAGAAGTATTTCGCGATTATGGAAGCTGTTGGAAGTGTTGATATGTCCTTTGGGATTAAGATGGGCGTTCAATACAG TCTTTGGGGAGGGTCTGTGCTCAATTTAGGAACCAAGAAGCATAGAGACAAGTATTTTGATGGCATTGACAATCTCGACTACACCGGTTGCTTTGCCATGACTGAACTTCACCATG GGTCAAATGTTCAAGGTCTTCAGACCACAGCCACATTTGATCCACTTAAAGACGAATTTGTAATTGATACACCTAATGATGGAGCTATCAAATGGTGGATTGGAAATGCTGCAGTTCATGGGAAGTTTGCCACTGTTTTTGCCAGGCTTATTCTTCCAACTCATGATTCCAAAGGAGTTTCGGATATGGGTGTTCACGCCTTCATTGTTCCTATAAGGGATATGAAAACGCACAAGACGCTCCCTGGTGTTGAAATCCAAGACTGTGGACATAAAGTGGGACTTAATGGAGTTGATAACGGTGCATTGAGATTCCGTTCTGTGAGAATACCCCGTGACAATCTTCTCAATCGTTTTGGAGATGTCTCCCGAGATGGCAAGTATACAAGCAGTTTGCCAACGATCAATAAAAGATTTGGGGCAACACTCGGTGAGCTTGTAGGTGGTCGAGTTGGCCTTGCATATGCATCTGTTGGCGTCCTTAAAATCTCTGCAACGATTGCCATCCGTTACTCCCTTCTAAGACAACAATTTGGTCCTCCAAAGCAACCTGAGGTCAGTATTCTCGATTACCAGTCTCAACAACACAAGCTCATGCCGATGTTAGCCTCCACCTATGCATACCATTTTGCAACTGTATACCTTGTGGAGAAATAttcagagatgaagaagactcatGATGAGCAATTGGTTGCTGATGTCCATGCACTCTCTGCTGGGCTCAAATCTTATGTAACGTCTTACACCGCCAAGTCACTCTCAGTATGCAGAGAAGCGTGTGGAGGACATGGTTACGCAGCTGTTAATCGATTTGGAAGCTTGAGAAATGATCATGACATTTTCCAGACATTTGAAGGAGACAACACAGTGCTTCTTCAACAG gTGGCTGCTGATTTATTGAAGCGTTACAAAGAAAAGTTCCAAGGCGGGGCGTTGACAGCTACATGGAGCTACTTGAGAGAATCAATGAACACTTATTTGTCTCAGCCAAATCCTGTTACAGCTCGTTGGGAAGGTGAAGATCATCTACGAGATCCGAAGTTCCAACTAGATGCTTTCCGG TATCGAACATCGCGATTGCTACAAAATGTGGCAGCGAGATTGCAGAAGCACTCAAAGACTCTCGGTGGTTTCGGTGCGTGGAACAGATGCTTGAATCATCTCTTGACACTTGCAGAATCTCACATTGAATCAGTCATTCTCGCCAAGTTCATCGAAGCTGTTAAAAA CTGTCCGGACCCAAGTGCAAGAGCTGCTCTGAAACTAGCATGTGATCTTTACGCATTGGACCGAATCTGGAAAGATATAGGAACGTACCGTAACGTGGATTATGTGGCGCCTAACAAAGCTaag GCAATTCATAAACTGACAGAGTATTTGAGTTTCCAAGTAAGGAATGTGGCGAAGGAACTAGTGGATGCGTTCGAACTACCTGATCATGTTACTCGAGCACCAATTGCCATGCAATCCGATGCTTACTCACAGTATACGCAAGTAGTTGGATTCtaa